In one window of Spartinivicinus marinus DNA:
- a CDS encoding HAMP domain-containing sensor histidine kinase, whose translation MSDRGVSASEAVALVGTRNSIATQLLKAVFSIYLLITIVLTLTHMVVDFTETKQSIYNELINISEAFAPVLRRSIWDLNPESTKSALEGMNKSSHVLGVLIRDNDNNVIGALGPIFDKKIEVSFSSKKNTIDIISDYEVFEYSTIITPIKLLNVYTKGKVKKHKVEKIGMLTLYSSDSVVFDSVKLGFALIVVNAVLKTAALWILFLLFSHHMLAKPLAILSRAMEKVKSDNIDNLAVDLKVKKYNELTVLEAGFNQMISSLLETRRHLQNSHRRLTILLNGVRDLSSANDQFSAMALATHNIIELIYHDIVQLIQFGHYEYNNKSKEGFLTYQYKLISNAVNDINQQKLMSLSCYDVHEILPETVNDFKDNENLYSEYNNKLILLVKRKNELLGFIEVNGKLEQSLSIEDKNAISMLIESLSITLDNIYIRQGLEQQVKTRTKVLKDTLDQLQKEHVRLKETQSKLVHSEKMAGLGVLVAGVAHEINNPVNFVHVGGQNLEHELETFKSFIFELAGEEVSQSIKDEFNTRFAKLFKHNNNILNGSTRIKNIVHELKSFSRFDEDSRDDVDIIDELKSTIKLVKTKFKRSVDFYCDFKSAPLMTCWPAKLNQVFLNLLINACQAIQAKYHQSTEPEVGHLFVRSFQTAKYLYISFEDDGVGMPKSVQQKIFDPFFTTKKVGEGTGLGLSLSHEIVERHHGRIAVNTEEQIGTTITISLPLHDHYGD comes from the coding sequence ATGTCTGACCGAGGCGTATCTGCAAGTGAGGCTGTGGCTTTAGTTGGCACCCGCAACTCCATCGCGACCCAGCTACTAAAAGCGGTTTTTTCAATCTACCTATTAATTACTATAGTCCTAACCCTTACCCATATGGTAGTCGATTTTACTGAAACAAAGCAGAGTATATACAATGAGTTAATTAATATCAGTGAGGCATTTGCGCCGGTATTGCGGAGGTCTATCTGGGATCTCAACCCAGAATCGACAAAAAGTGCTCTTGAAGGAATGAATAAATCATCTCATGTACTTGGTGTGCTTATCAGAGATAATGATAATAATGTCATTGGGGCTTTAGGACCAATTTTTGATAAAAAAATTGAGGTGTCTTTTTCTAGTAAAAAAAATACAATAGATATAATTTCTGATTATGAAGTATTTGAATACTCAACAATTATAACGCCAATTAAGTTGTTGAATGTTTATACTAAGGGGAAAGTAAAAAAGCATAAGGTTGAGAAAATTGGAATGTTAACACTATACTCCAGTGATAGTGTCGTATTTGATAGCGTTAAACTTGGATTTGCATTAATTGTCGTCAATGCAGTATTAAAAACAGCAGCCTTATGGATATTGTTTCTGTTATTTTCACATCATATGCTGGCTAAACCATTAGCGATATTATCCCGAGCGATGGAAAAAGTGAAGTCAGATAATATCGATAATTTAGCTGTTGATCTTAAAGTAAAAAAATATAATGAATTAACCGTGCTGGAAGCCGGGTTTAACCAGATGATTAGTAGCCTGTTGGAAACCAGGAGGCACCTGCAGAACAGCCATCGTCGATTAACTATTTTATTGAATGGTGTTAGAGATTTATCCAGTGCTAACGATCAATTTAGTGCCATGGCGCTGGCGACACATAATATCATTGAGCTTATTTACCATGATATTGTTCAACTGATTCAATTTGGTCACTATGAATATAATAACAAATCGAAAGAAGGTTTTCTTACTTATCAATATAAGTTGATAAGTAATGCTGTGAATGATATTAACCAACAAAAGTTGATGAGCCTTAGTTGTTATGATGTACATGAGATTTTACCTGAAACAGTTAACGATTTTAAAGATAATGAAAATTTATATAGTGAATACAATAATAAATTGATTTTATTAGTTAAACGTAAAAATGAATTATTAGGGTTCATAGAAGTCAATGGTAAGCTTGAACAATCGCTTTCTATAGAGGATAAAAATGCGATCAGTATGTTGATAGAGTCTTTATCGATTACTTTAGATAATATTTATATTAGGCAAGGTCTAGAACAACAAGTTAAAACGCGGACCAAAGTACTCAAGGATACACTGGATCAACTGCAAAAAGAGCATGTCCGATTAAAAGAGACGCAGTCTAAGTTGGTTCATTCCGAAAAAATGGCCGGTTTGGGGGTATTGGTTGCGGGGGTTGCCCATGAAATTAACAACCCGGTTAACTTTGTACATGTGGGAGGGCAAAACCTTGAGCATGAGTTAGAAACATTTAAATCATTTATTTTTGAACTGGCAGGTGAAGAAGTGAGCCAGTCAATAAAAGATGAGTTCAATACACGTTTTGCTAAGCTATTTAAACACAATAATAATATATTAAATGGCAGTACCCGAATAAAAAACATTGTTCATGAATTGAAGTCATTTTCCCGGTTTGACGAAGATAGTCGGGATGATGTGGATATCATTGATGAATTAAAATCAACTATTAAATTAGTGAAAACTAAATTTAAACGTAGTGTGGATTTTTACTGCGACTTTAAATCAGCACCATTAATGACTTGCTGGCCAGCTAAACTTAATCAAGTGTTTCTCAATTTATTGATCAATGCCTGTCAGGCAATTCAAGCTAAATATCATCAGTCGACAGAGCCAGAAGTGGGGCACTTATTTGTTCGGTCATTTCAAACAGCTAAATATTTGTATATCAGTTTTGAAGATGATGGCGTTGGTATGCCCAAATCCGTACAGCAAAAAATATTTGACCCTTTTTTTACCACCAAAAAAGTAGGAGAGGGAACAGGCTTGGGTTTATCATTGTCTCATGAAATTGTTGAAAGGCATCATGGCCGTATAGCAGTGAATACGGAGGAACAAATAGGAACTACAATAACGATATCGCTTCCGTTACATGACCATTATGGGGATTGA
- a CDS encoding substrate-binding periplasmic protein, whose amino-acid sequence MRFPTLALYILLSVKALSVFAAEPITLATGEYPPYNSVTFQHYGLMPKIITEAFATVGYQVNFVFLPWSKAYYLSKIGNVDGTAQWFNSEERKIDHIYSHPILSEKVVWFYLREYQFDWKTLDDLTGIRICALRGFTYTHEFHRAIRAGNLHVSFVNYIDQCFKMILAGRTDITLENIEVAYYKLRSLFKPELVSQFVYHQKPFQVSYNHLLISKKTLDAQKIINDFNRGLKQLKTSGKINQILKNSRMGLYEPKQ is encoded by the coding sequence ATGAGATTCCCTACCCTAGCACTTTATATTCTGCTATCAGTCAAAGCTTTGAGCGTATTTGCGGCAGAGCCAATTACACTAGCGACGGGAGAATACCCTCCTTACAACTCTGTAACCTTTCAACATTATGGTTTAATGCCAAAAATCATAACTGAAGCATTTGCAACAGTTGGTTATCAAGTTAATTTTGTTTTTTTACCATGGTCAAAAGCTTATTACCTCTCTAAAATTGGCAATGTTGATGGTACCGCCCAATGGTTCAACTCAGAAGAGCGAAAAATTGATCATATTTACAGTCACCCCATTCTGTCTGAAAAAGTGGTTTGGTTTTATTTGAGAGAATACCAATTTGATTGGAAAACCCTGGATGATCTCACAGGCATTAGAATTTGTGCCTTAAGGGGCTTTACTTACACCCATGAATTTCATCGTGCCATCAGAGCTGGCAACTTACATGTTAGTTTTGTCAACTACATTGATCAGTGTTTCAAGATGATACTGGCTGGACGCACTGACATCACTTTAGAGAATATAGAAGTCGCCTATTATAAACTACGTTCACTATTTAAGCCTGAGTTAGTCAGTCAATTTGTCTACCACCAAAAACCTTTTCAAGTCAGTTATAACCACCTGCTTATTTCGAAAAAAACTCTTGACGCCCAAAAAATCATTAATGATTTTAATCGAGGCCTAAAGCAATTAAAAACTAGCGGAAAAATCAATCAAATTCTGAAAAACTCAAGAATGGGATTGTATGAACCAAAGCAATAA
- a CDS encoding 4-hydroxyproline epimerase, translated as MRKGTFFCIDAHTCGNPVRLIASGAPALKGNTMSEKRQDFLQHHDWIRQALMFEPRGHSMMSGTIVYPSCSESADAAILFIETSGCLPMCGHGTIGTVTAALEHAMIQPNTPGQLILDVPAGQVRVEYQQTNNKITAVKIFNVPAYLAHSEVVINCPELGELVVDIAYGGNYYAIIDPQPNYAGLSSMTVDKLLFYSPLIRQKLNEVVDCIHPLDNTVKGVSHVLWTGNPTQPTATARNAVFYGDRAIDRSPCGTGTSARMAQWTAKGKLNVGDQFIHESIIGSLFEGRVEAITEVGSYPAILPSVQGWAKVYGHNTIWVDSDDPYCYGFEVK; from the coding sequence ATGCGAAAAGGAACTTTCTTTTGTATTGATGCCCACACCTGTGGCAACCCAGTACGATTAATTGCCAGTGGTGCTCCTGCATTAAAAGGCAATACTATGAGCGAAAAACGCCAGGATTTTTTGCAGCACCATGATTGGATTCGTCAAGCACTGATGTTTGAGCCCCGCGGCCATTCGATGATGTCAGGCACTATCGTATACCCTTCTTGTAGTGAATCAGCTGATGCAGCCATTTTATTCATTGAAACCAGTGGCTGTTTGCCCATGTGTGGACATGGAACCATCGGTACTGTGACGGCTGCATTGGAACATGCCATGATTCAACCCAACACTCCTGGTCAATTAATTTTAGATGTCCCTGCAGGCCAAGTGCGTGTTGAATATCAGCAAACAAATAATAAAATCACCGCCGTCAAAATTTTTAATGTGCCTGCTTACCTTGCGCATTCAGAAGTAGTCATCAACTGTCCTGAATTAGGTGAATTAGTCGTCGATATTGCGTATGGAGGTAATTATTACGCCATTATTGATCCTCAGCCTAATTATGCAGGACTTTCGTCAATGACTGTCGATAAATTGCTTTTTTATAGCCCACTGATTAGACAAAAGCTAAATGAAGTCGTTGATTGCATCCACCCCTTAGACAATACGGTTAAAGGTGTAAGTCATGTATTATGGACGGGCAACCCAACCCAACCTACCGCTACTGCTCGCAATGCAGTATTTTACGGTGACCGGGCTATTGATCGCTCTCCTTGTGGCACAGGTACCAGTGCTCGTATGGCCCAATGGACAGCAAAAGGCAAGTTAAATGTAGGGGATCAATTTATTCATGAAAGTATTATTGGGAGCTTATTTGAAGGACGAGTAGAAGCCATCACGGAAGTAGGCAGTTACCCTGCGATTTTACCAAGTGTTCAAGGATGGGCAAAAGTCTATGGCCACAATACCATTTGGGTAGACTCTGATGATCCTTACTGTTATGGCTTTGAAGTTAAGTAA
- a CDS encoding substrate-binding periplasmic protein: MKGLLVQQLITFILLINLSLQAYCQEVQIVTENFPPYNFEKAGKIEGMSTEILLAALEEAKLKPKISIYPWARAYDIALNTKNYMIYSIAKIPERENLFQWVGAIAPYKTSLYKLKERTDINIQSLDDAKQYSIGCSISDVITTYLKKQGFSQLRAVSNDTQNLRKLLLGRIDLIAFDEASFVHNIKKEGLAINKYSRVYRLEDLSDELYIAFNKNSDAALVEKVRNALATIQKKGVIQSIHKKYFF, from the coding sequence ATGAAAGGTCTACTCGTGCAACAACTGATTACTTTCATTTTACTGATTAATCTGTCACTTCAAGCCTACTGTCAAGAAGTACAGATAGTCACTGAAAACTTCCCTCCCTATAACTTTGAAAAAGCAGGAAAAATAGAGGGAATGTCAACTGAAATTCTCTTAGCAGCTTTAGAAGAGGCAAAACTTAAGCCCAAAATCAGTATTTATCCTTGGGCCAGAGCTTATGATATTGCTCTAAATACTAAAAACTATATGATCTACTCCATTGCCAAAATACCTGAGCGCGAAAATTTGTTTCAATGGGTAGGAGCCATTGCCCCCTATAAAACTTCTTTATATAAACTTAAAGAACGAACTGATATTAATATACAATCATTAGACGATGCTAAACAATATTCTATTGGCTGCTCGATTTCCGATGTCATCACTACTTATTTAAAAAAACAGGGATTTTCTCAGTTAAGGGCCGTATCCAATGATACGCAAAACTTACGCAAACTCCTATTAGGCCGTATTGACCTGATTGCATTTGATGAAGCATCATTTGTTCACAATATTAAAAAGGAAGGATTAGCAATTAACAAATATTCACGGGTTTATAGGCTAGAAGACTTATCTGATGAGCTCTATATAGCTTTTAATAAAAACTCAGATGCAGCATTAGTAGAAAAGGTTAGAAATGCACTAGCCACTATTCAAAAAAAGGGAGTCATTCAGTCAATCCATAAAAAATACTTTTTTTAA
- a CDS encoding GGDEF domain-containing response regulator, whose amino-acid sequence MSIFSDKKLKDIQKQNYKYKKHNILIVDDEIDNLEALESALNQEYNVTKAQDGEEALNLIESSNGSEQFDLIISDQRMPKLSGVDFLSKTIAMCPLTVRMILTAYADANAIIDAVNKGHVYKFILKPYDREDMIITVRRALEAFELEKENMELFHQLKKTNTELELKVEERTKELQRALEKQERLNEKILAQTKELQAVNEQLSYLATTDALTGLPNRRHFLELSDKEFSRSQRYKQTLSVLVLDIDFFKQINDIHGHIAGDKVLMEFADFLSESIRVHDIVGRMGGEEFCITLPQTDLQTSYSLAERIREGVAQLSVEFDGKQLQITVSIGVSQVRQEDTAIEQAIHRADMALYQAKNGGRNCVEIDKK is encoded by the coding sequence ATGAGCATTTTTAGTGATAAAAAGCTTAAGGATATTCAGAAACAAAATTATAAATATAAGAAGCATAATATTCTGATTGTTGATGATGAGATTGACAATCTGGAAGCGTTAGAAAGTGCCTTAAACCAAGAATATAATGTCACTAAAGCTCAGGATGGCGAAGAAGCATTAAATTTAATTGAAAGTAGTAATGGGAGTGAACAGTTTGATCTGATTATCTCTGACCAACGGATGCCAAAACTAAGCGGGGTAGACTTTCTGTCTAAAACGATTGCAATGTGTCCACTGACTGTTCGGATGATTCTCACTGCTTATGCGGATGCCAATGCTATTATTGATGCAGTCAATAAAGGGCATGTATATAAGTTTATATTAAAGCCTTATGATAGAGAGGATATGATCATAACCGTTCGTCGTGCATTGGAGGCATTTGAACTTGAAAAAGAAAATATGGAGCTTTTTCATCAATTAAAAAAAACTAATACTGAGCTGGAACTGAAAGTTGAAGAGCGGACTAAAGAGTTACAGCGAGCATTAGAAAAACAGGAAAGACTCAATGAAAAAATTCTTGCTCAAACAAAGGAGCTGCAAGCGGTAAACGAGCAGCTGTCTTATCTAGCTACCACTGATGCATTAACTGGGCTTCCTAATAGAAGGCATTTTCTAGAGTTATCAGATAAAGAGTTTTCGCGATCTCAACGGTATAAACAGACACTGTCTGTATTGGTTTTAGATATTGATTTTTTTAAACAAATCAATGACATTCATGGTCATATTGCAGGTGATAAGGTACTGATGGAGTTTGCTGATTTCCTTAGCGAGTCCATTCGTGTGCATGATATTGTAGGTCGAATGGGGGGAGAGGAGTTTTGTATCACTCTACCCCAGACAGACCTACAAACCAGCTATAGTCTTGCAGAAAGAATTCGAGAGGGCGTAGCGCAACTATCTGTTGAGTTTGATGGCAAACAATTACAGATTACAGTTAGCATTGGCGTATCTCAAGTACGACAAGAGGACACTGCTATAGAACAGGCTATTCATCGAGCTGACATGGCTTTATATCAGGCTAAAAATGGTGGCCGAAATTGTGTGGAGATAGATAAAAAATGA